The following coding sequences lie in one Cucurbita pepo subsp. pepo cultivar mu-cu-16 chromosome LG13, ASM280686v2, whole genome shotgun sequence genomic window:
- the LOC111809266 gene encoding ethylene-responsive transcription factor ERF027-like, whose product MGDQKLPMNELSPTPVDPLVPSVPTSQSPNPNTQAAAPQALPQELPPPPPSSSSTKKHSLYRGIRCRSGKWVSEIREPRKTKRIWLGTFPTPEMAAAAYDVAALALRGDDAVLNFPASIPSYPIPASTSPIDIRTAASTAAAASAANTLKKVEGTRSNIEDTKIITVEDCSNTTLLKTEEFVDEEEIFGMPSLLADMAEGMMVSPPRINSPPPSDDSIENSDGTESLWSYL is encoded by the coding sequence ATGGGTGACCAAAAGCTTCCAATGAATGAGCTGAGCCCAACACCAGTTGACCCTCTTGTTCCTTCTGTCCCCACATCCCAAAGTCCTAATCCAAACACCCAAGCGGCTGCACCACAAGCCTTGCCTCAAGAACTGCCGCCACCACctccatcatcttcttcaactaaGAAGCATTCTTTGTATAGAGGAATCCGGTGCCGGAGCGGCAAATGGGTGTCGGAGATTCGAGAGCCACGTAAGACGAAGCGAATATGGCTCGGTACATTTCCGACGCCTGAgatggctgctgctgcttaCGACGTCGCTGCACTTGCTCTTCGTGGTGACGACGCTGTCCTTAACTTCCCTGCTTCCATTCCCTCCTACCCTATTCCTGCCTCGACGTCTCCTATCGATATTCGCACTGCTGCTTctactgctgctgctgcttccgCTGCTAATACGTTGAAGAAAGTTGAAGGCACTCGTAGTAATATTGAAGATACGAAGATTATTACGGTTGAGGATTGTAGTAATACGACGTTGTTGAAAACGGAGGAGTTTGTGGATGAAGAAGAGATTTTTGGTATGCCGAGTTTGTTGGCTGATATGGCTGAGGGGATGATGGTGTCGCCGCCGAGAATAAACTCGCCGCCACCGTCCGATGACTCGATCGAGAATTCAGATGGAACGGAAAGCTTATGGAGCTACTTGTGA